The following proteins are encoded in a genomic region of Actinomadura sp. NAK00032:
- a CDS encoding serine/threonine-protein kinase, whose translation MEIGALRSGDPDRLGSYALIGRVGEGGQGTVFLGAAEDGRQVAIKLLHAELTSDDKARARFLRELEVAKQVAPFCTAQVIDADADGDRPYIVSEYVRGPSLNQQVLDEGPLSGAALDRLAVGTATALAAIHQAKIVHRDFKPHNVLIGPDGPRVIDFGVARAISGATTLTSRVIGTPSYMAPEQISGDEVGTPADVFCWAATLVFAATGEPPFGQDTIPAVINRILHEEPDLGGLDGALGDLVLDCLEKDPELRPGARQVLMRLLGHEEAASTGRPAPRSGGTDETAMLAAGSVRAAEAGDEDFEPLPAAAAEHEPVETVAAFHDADAPAGTDPGVDDYGLPPTPAGWAAGNTLPPELVMVGEPDGDGHGAHGGRNGRGGLRYALAGSGRSALLAGAAALFVAIVVVSSVLMLGSGDKGKAGQKVSDPSAPPASTDVLPSSAPPTSQRPVQQSTAPSYTSSPTGSPTPTQSPTPSDTPTPSITPTDPAPTKSTTKPTDVPTEPTDKPTDPGTPPTEPTNPGGGGTEANTGG comes from the coding sequence ATGGAGATTGGGGCGCTGCGGTCCGGTGATCCGGATCGGCTGGGGTCGTACGCCCTGATCGGCCGGGTGGGCGAGGGCGGGCAGGGCACGGTGTTCCTCGGCGCCGCCGAGGACGGCCGGCAGGTCGCGATCAAGCTGCTGCACGCCGAGCTGACGTCCGACGACAAGGCGCGCGCCCGGTTCCTGCGCGAGCTGGAGGTCGCCAAGCAGGTCGCGCCGTTCTGCACCGCGCAGGTGATCGACGCCGACGCGGACGGCGACCGGCCCTACATCGTCAGCGAGTACGTGCGCGGCCCGTCGCTGAACCAGCAGGTCCTGGACGAGGGCCCGCTGAGCGGCGCGGCGCTCGACCGGCTCGCCGTCGGCACCGCGACGGCGCTCGCCGCGATCCACCAGGCGAAGATCGTGCACCGCGACTTCAAGCCGCACAACGTGCTGATCGGCCCGGACGGCCCGCGCGTCATCGACTTCGGCGTCGCCCGCGCGATCAGCGGCGCCACCACGCTGACCAGCCGGGTGATCGGCACCCCGTCCTACATGGCGCCCGAGCAGATCAGCGGCGACGAGGTCGGCACGCCCGCGGACGTGTTCTGCTGGGCCGCGACGCTGGTGTTCGCCGCGACCGGGGAGCCCCCGTTCGGGCAGGACACCATCCCCGCCGTGATCAACCGGATCCTGCACGAGGAGCCCGACCTCGGCGGCCTCGACGGCGCGCTGGGCGATCTGGTCCTCGACTGCCTGGAGAAGGACCCCGAGCTGCGCCCCGGCGCCCGGCAGGTGCTGATGCGGCTGCTCGGGCACGAGGAGGCCGCGAGCACGGGACGTCCCGCGCCCCGGTCCGGCGGCACCGACGAGACCGCGATGCTCGCGGCCGGGTCCGTGCGCGCCGCCGAGGCCGGCGACGAGGACTTCGAGCCCCTCCCGGCCGCCGCCGCCGAGCACGAGCCCGTGGAGACGGTCGCCGCCTTCCACGACGCGGACGCCCCGGCCGGCACCGACCCGGGCGTGGACGACTACGGCCTTCCGCCCACCCCGGCCGGGTGGGCCGCCGGCAACACGCTGCCCCCCGAACTCGTCATGGTCGGCGAGCCGGACGGCGACGGGCACGGCGCGCACGGCGGACGGAACGGCCGCGGCGGGCTGCGGTACGCGCTCGCCGGCTCCGGACGCTCCGCCCTGCTGGCCGGCGCCGCGGCGCTGTTCGTCGCGATCGTGGTGGTCTCGTCCGTGCTGATGCTCGGCTCCGGCGACAAGGGCAAGGCCGGCCAGAAGGTCAGCGACCCGAGCGCTCCGCCCGCGTCGACCGACGTCCTGCCGAGTTCGGCGCCGCCGACGTCGCAGCGGCCCGTCCAGCAGTCGACGGCGCCGTCCTACACGTCCTCCCCGACCGGCAGCCCGACGCCGACGCAGAGCCCGACGCCGTCCGATACGCCGACGCCGTCGATCACCCCGACCGACCCGGCGCCCACGAAGTCGACGACGAAGCCGACCGACGTGCCGACCGAGCCGACCGACAAGCCGACCGACCCGGGCACCCCGCCGACCGAGCCCACCAATCCCGGGGGCGGCGGCACCGAAGCCAACACCGGGGGCTGA
- a CDS encoding acetoacetate--CoA ligase, with the protein MAGGVSEGSALWEPSEEVVANARVTRFVHWLWERGVRTESYDELWRWSVTEVDAFWDAIWSYFDVVGERGGGPVRSGGPMPVDGLKWFPGATLNYAANALRRADETPDETAVIFRSEAGGHRVLTYRELALHVAEVRAGLAGLGVGKGDRVAAYVPNIPEALICFLATASLGAIWSSCSPDFGSSSVIDRFAQIEPKVLIAVDGYAYNGKHFDRRETVAEIEAELPSLAATVLIPYLDPAATPEGLRVGMHYGELPRADRDTLEFEDVPFDHPLWVVYSSGTTGLPKPIVHGHGGVVLEHLKALSFHQDIGPDDVFFWFTTTGWMMWNYLIGGLLVGSTIVMYDGAPLDLWSLAADSGVTYMGVGAPYITASAKEGRRPGEEHDLSGLRGIGSTGSPLPPEGFAWVYDAVGRDLLLGSFSGGTDLCTGFVGPSPLLPLRAGVIQCRGLGAKVEAFAEDGKPVIDEVGELVITEPMPSMPVSFWNDENGDRYRDSYFDMYPGVWRHGDWIKILPDGGCVIYGRSDSTLNRGGVRMGTSDFYRVVEAFDEITDSLVIDTGRLGQEGRLLLYVQLAEGASLTEELVQNLRREIRSSLSPRHVPDEITAVPGIPRTLSGKKLEVPVRKILQGTPVDKAANRDSMANPEVLTHFTP; encoded by the coding sequence ATGGCCGGTGGGGTATCCGAGGGTTCGGCGCTGTGGGAGCCGTCGGAGGAGGTCGTCGCGAACGCGCGGGTGACCCGTTTCGTCCACTGGCTGTGGGAGCGGGGCGTCCGCACCGAGTCCTACGACGAGCTCTGGCGCTGGTCGGTCACCGAGGTCGACGCGTTCTGGGACGCGATCTGGTCGTACTTCGACGTCGTCGGCGAGCGCGGCGGCGGCCCCGTCCGGTCGGGCGGGCCGATGCCGGTGGACGGCCTGAAGTGGTTCCCCGGCGCGACCCTCAACTACGCCGCGAACGCGCTGCGCCGGGCGGACGAGACCCCCGACGAGACCGCGGTGATCTTCCGGTCGGAGGCGGGCGGGCACCGCGTGCTGACGTACCGGGAGCTGGCGCTGCACGTGGCGGAGGTCCGCGCGGGACTGGCCGGCCTCGGCGTCGGCAAGGGCGACCGGGTCGCCGCCTACGTCCCGAACATCCCCGAGGCGCTGATCTGCTTCCTGGCGACGGCGTCGCTCGGCGCGATCTGGTCGTCGTGCTCGCCCGACTTCGGGTCGTCCTCGGTCATCGACCGGTTCGCGCAGATCGAGCCGAAGGTGCTGATCGCCGTGGACGGCTACGCCTACAACGGCAAGCACTTCGACCGGCGGGAGACCGTCGCCGAGATCGAGGCCGAGCTGCCGAGCCTGGCCGCCACCGTCCTGATCCCCTACCTCGACCCCGCCGCGACCCCCGAGGGCCTGCGGGTCGGCATGCACTACGGCGAACTGCCGCGCGCCGACCGCGACACGCTGGAGTTCGAGGACGTCCCCTTCGACCACCCGCTGTGGGTCGTGTACTCGTCCGGCACCACGGGGCTGCCGAAGCCCATCGTGCACGGGCACGGCGGCGTGGTGCTCGAACACCTCAAGGCCCTGTCGTTCCACCAGGACATCGGCCCCGACGACGTGTTCTTCTGGTTCACCACCACCGGCTGGATGATGTGGAACTACCTCATCGGCGGCCTGCTGGTGGGCTCCACCATCGTCATGTACGACGGCGCCCCGCTCGACCTGTGGTCGCTGGCCGCCGACAGCGGCGTCACCTACATGGGCGTTGGCGCGCCCTACATCACGGCGTCCGCGAAGGAAGGCCGCCGCCCCGGCGAGGAGCACGACCTGTCCGGCCTGCGCGGCATCGGCTCGACCGGCTCCCCGCTGCCGCCCGAGGGCTTCGCCTGGGTGTACGACGCGGTCGGCCGGGACCTGCTGCTCGGCTCGTTCTCCGGCGGCACCGACCTGTGCACCGGCTTCGTCGGCCCGTCACCGCTGCTGCCGCTGCGCGCCGGCGTCATCCAGTGCCGCGGCCTCGGCGCCAAGGTCGAGGCCTTCGCCGAGGACGGCAAGCCCGTCATCGACGAGGTCGGCGAGCTGGTCATCACCGAGCCCATGCCGTCCATGCCGGTGTCCTTCTGGAACGACGAGAACGGCGACCGGTACCGCGACTCCTACTTCGACATGTACCCGGGCGTGTGGCGGCACGGCGACTGGATCAAGATCCTGCCGGACGGCGGCTGCGTCATCTACGGCCGCTCCGACTCCACCCTCAACCGCGGCGGCGTCCGCATGGGCACCTCCGACTTCTACCGCGTCGTCGAGGCGTTCGACGAGATCACCGACAGCCTCGTCATCGACACCGGCCGCCTCGGCCAGGAGGGTCGCCTGCTCCTGTACGTCCAGCTCGCCGAGGGCGCGTCCCTCACCGAGGAGCTGGTGCAGAACCTGCGGCGCGAGATCCGGTCGTCGCTGTCGCCCCGGCACGTCCCGGACGAGATCACCGCCGTCCCCGGCATCCCGCGCACCCTGTCGGGCAAGAAGCTGGAGGTCCCCGTCCGCAAGATCCTCCAGGGCACCCCGGTGGACAAGGCCGCCAACCGCGACTCCATGGCCAACCCGGAGGTCCTCACCCACTTCACCCCGTAG
- a CDS encoding HAD family hydrolase — protein MSTLNRLVLWNIDHTLVDVGRVTRDAYAEAFQRTIGRPLVRLAPTPGRTESEIIFETLAFNDVVTTDDHLPAFFDALAEAFASRRADLRAHGRVLAGAAEAVEALAHVPGVVQSVLTGSIQPNAMLKATELGLAARLDLAAGGYENGVYSKAALLELARTRAGERHGTAYSEAATVYIADSPRDVQAAHIAGSPIIAVATGSATEAELRAAGADTVLATLADTDAVVTAVADLTRL, from the coding sequence ATGTCGACGCTGAACCGTCTGGTGCTGTGGAACATCGATCACACGCTGGTCGACGTCGGGCGGGTCACCCGGGACGCCTACGCCGAGGCGTTCCAGCGGACCATCGGGCGGCCGCTGGTCCGGCTCGCGCCCACCCCCGGCCGCACCGAGTCCGAGATCATCTTCGAGACGCTCGCGTTCAACGACGTCGTCACCACCGACGACCACCTGCCCGCGTTCTTCGACGCGCTCGCCGAGGCGTTCGCGTCCCGCCGCGCCGATCTGCGCGCCCACGGGCGGGTGCTGGCCGGGGCCGCGGAGGCCGTCGAGGCGCTCGCCCACGTCCCCGGCGTCGTCCAGTCGGTGCTGACCGGCTCGATCCAGCCGAACGCCATGCTGAAGGCCACCGAACTGGGCCTCGCCGCCCGCCTCGACCTCGCCGCGGGCGGCTACGAGAACGGCGTCTACAGCAAGGCCGCCCTCCTCGAACTGGCCCGCACCCGCGCCGGCGAGCGGCACGGCACCGCCTACTCCGAGGCCGCGACCGTCTACATCGCCGACTCGCCCCGCGACGTGCAGGCCGCGCACATCGCCGGCTCCCCGATCATCGCCGTCGCCACCGGCAGCGCCACCGAGGCCGAACTCCGCGCCGCCGGCGCCGACACCGTCCTCGCGACGCTCGCCGACACCGACGCCGTCGTCACCGCCGTGGCCGACCTGACCCGCCTCTGA
- a CDS encoding Uma2 family endonuclease, whose protein sequence is MAVAAIVHYTLSDIPYALWVRGELADEINLPKDGSRVEVIRGEIVVSPAPVFRHNRIATAIGHAMSVATVADPGFRWVFVQANELNLVPVKDGCIPDLIIIDRDVAEKVDDEDRRQVLPEEVAAVVEITSPTNAGNDRPPRLVQVLGTKRSAYAKSAVPFYLLVDRDPRMPGVTLYGEPDVQAGTYEPLHTWKFGEVVKLPAPLGFEIDTERWKPWTE, encoded by the coding sequence ATGGCAGTCGCGGCCATCGTGCATTACACGCTGTCGGACATCCCATATGCCCTGTGGGTGCGGGGAGAACTCGCCGACGAGATCAACCTCCCGAAGGACGGCAGCCGGGTCGAGGTCATCAGAGGAGAGATCGTCGTGTCACCCGCTCCCGTCTTTCGCCACAATCGCATCGCCACGGCCATCGGCCATGCCATGTCCGTGGCGACTGTGGCCGATCCCGGCTTCCGTTGGGTGTTCGTACAGGCCAACGAACTCAACCTGGTGCCGGTCAAGGACGGGTGCATCCCCGACCTCATCATCATCGACAGGGATGTCGCCGAAAAGGTGGATGATGAGGACCGCAGGCAGGTACTGCCCGAGGAAGTAGCGGCGGTCGTCGAGATCACCTCGCCGACCAATGCGGGAAACGACCGCCCGCCGCGGCTTGTGCAGGTGCTCGGTACCAAGCGGAGCGCCTACGCCAAGTCGGCCGTCCCGTTCTACCTGCTCGTCGACCGCGACCCCCGGATGCCCGGCGTCACCCTCTACGGCGAGCCGGACGTCCAGGCGGGAACGTACGAGCCCCTCCACACCTGGAAGTTCGGCGAGGTCGTCAAGCTTCCGGCGCCGCTCGGCTTCGAGATCGACACCGAGCGGTGGAAGCCCTGGACGGAGTAG
- the prfB gene encoding peptide chain release factor 2, producing the protein MAGIEPEEQLKELGATLSSIEQVLDLDAMRRDIAELREQSADPDLWSDQERAQSVTRRLSHLESELGRVEGLRQRADDAATLYELAREMDDADTRAEADEELAALHKAVQQLEVRTLMSGEYDAREALVTINAQAGGVDAADWAEQLQRMYLRWAERHGYPTEVYETSYAEEAGIKSTTFTVKAPYAYGTLRGEHGTHRLVRISPFDNQGRRQTSFAGLDVVPVVEQSDHVDIDENDLRVDVYRSSGPGGQGVNTTDSAVRITHLPTGIVVSCQNERSQLQNKATAMNVLQAKLLERKRQEEAERMSELRGEGTSSWGTQIRNYVLHPYQIVKDLRTGIEAGNPSAVLDGDLDEFIEAEIRWMRQQETA; encoded by the coding sequence GTGGCAGGCATCGAACCGGAAGAGCAGCTCAAGGAGCTCGGCGCGACACTGTCCAGTATCGAGCAGGTGCTGGACCTCGACGCCATGCGCCGCGACATCGCCGAGCTGCGCGAGCAGTCCGCCGACCCCGACCTGTGGAGCGACCAGGAGCGCGCCCAGTCGGTCACGCGCCGCCTGTCGCACCTGGAGAGCGAGCTCGGCCGGGTCGAGGGCCTGCGGCAGCGGGCCGACGACGCCGCCACGCTGTACGAGCTGGCCCGCGAGATGGACGACGCCGACACGCGCGCCGAGGCCGACGAGGAGCTCGCGGCGCTGCACAAGGCCGTCCAGCAGCTGGAAGTGCGCACGCTCATGTCGGGCGAGTACGACGCCCGGGAGGCGCTGGTCACCATCAACGCGCAGGCCGGCGGCGTGGACGCGGCCGACTGGGCCGAGCAGCTCCAGCGGATGTACCTGCGCTGGGCCGAGCGGCACGGCTACCCCACCGAGGTCTACGAGACGTCCTACGCCGAAGAGGCCGGGATCAAGTCGACCACGTTCACGGTGAAGGCCCCCTACGCCTACGGGACGCTGCGCGGCGAGCACGGCACGCACCGCCTGGTGCGGATCTCGCCGTTCGACAACCAGGGCCGCCGGCAGACCTCGTTCGCCGGCCTGGACGTCGTCCCCGTCGTGGAGCAGAGCGACCACGTCGACATCGACGAGAACGACCTGCGCGTGGACGTGTACCGGTCGTCCGGGCCGGGCGGCCAGGGCGTCAACACCACCGACTCGGCGGTGCGGATCACCCACCTCCCGACCGGGATCGTCGTGTCCTGCCAGAACGAGCGCAGCCAGCTGCAGAACAAGGCCACGGCCATGAACGTCCTGCAGGCCAAGCTCCTGGAGCGCAAGCGCCAGGAGGAGGCGGAGAGGATGTCCGAGCTGCGCGGCGAGGGCACCAGCAGCTGGGGCACGCAGATCCGCAACTACGTGCTGCACCCGTACCAGATCGTCAAGGACCTGCGCACCGGCATCGAGGCGGGCAACCCCTCCGCGGTGCTGGACGGCGACCTCGACGAGTTCATCGAGGCCGAGATCCGCTGGATGCGCCAGCAGGAGACGGCCTGA
- a CDS encoding NAD-glutamate dehydrogenase, which yields MGGMLDQAKDDLLRRAAETCAQRPGARGGDVEEVFDYLRLYYRQVDHEDLMARDPADICGPAMAHRALGEERPQGRAKVRVFTPTLEEYGWDPGHTVVQVVTDDMPFIVDSVTMELTRHQLTTHLIVHPLLGVDRDVAGHMKAFRHKLDSDTDVDESWIHIEVDRTSDRAVLDAVEKDLLRVLQDVRVAFEDEPKMRARAGQVAAAIQETRPPLPDKEIAEGVELLDWLADGHFTFLGYRDYTLTDDGTALRPEPGTGLGILRSDKRESDSFAALPPEVRKRAAEKRLLILTKANSRATVHRPLYLDYIGVKKFGESGEVVGERRFLGLFTHVAYSESIAHVPVLKRKLDEVLERAGFTADSYDGQDLIEVLESYPRDELFQITVDDLLKISLGVLRLRERRQLKLFLRQDLYGRYMSCMVYLPRDRYTTKVRLRIQDLLKQAFDGVSVDYSANVTESLLARLHVVVRGERGRPLPIVDVAELEERLANATRSWEDDLADAVVEQCGEERSGTLGRAFGEAFPEGYKADFPARTAVADLRRLDELGEDGATSINLYEPYNAEPGERRLKIYRLGEPISLSRVLPLLQNMGVEVIDERPYEIRTADGRRFWIYDLGLRYVPPADVAEEAIKDLFQDAFTALWRGEIENDGFNALVLHVGLTWREAMVLRAYALYLRQTGMTFSKRYVEQVLLRNSSITRLLVRLWESRLDPSLQGGEEERSAGINEELQGKLDEVASLDEDRILRAYVALVQATLRTNHYQGKPYLAMKFDPEGIPDLPQPRPMYEVFVYSPKVEGVHLRFGSVARGGLRWSDRREDFRTEILGLVKAQAVKNTVIVPAGAKGGFVGKQLPDPSVDREAWLKAGIACYKDFISGLLDLTDNLVDGKVVPPPNVVRHDGDDTYMVVAADKGTATFSDIANGVAAEYGFWLGDAFASGGSVGYDHKAMGITARGGWESVKYHFRSLGKDVQSEDFTAVGIGDMSGDVFGNGMLLSEHTRLVAAFDHRHVFVDPDPDAAASFAERRRLFELPRSSWADYDAALISKGGGVFPRTAKSIQITPQMRAALGIEDGVKALTPYELIRAVLRAPVDLLWNGGIGTYVKSSAENNADVGDKANDPVRVDGAELRCKVLGEGGNLGVTQLGRIEFALNGGIVNTDFIDNSAGVDTSDHEVNIKILLDQVVRDGELTGKQREGLLYEMTDEVGRLVLRDNYAQNVVLAAARAQAPAMLHVHARYMRKLERDGRLKRRLEFLPDDKALAERRQAGLGLTGPEFSVLLAYAKLALDAQIVASDLPDDPYLESWLVDYFPTPLRERFRRFMDRHPLRREIITTAVVNDVVNASGSTFVFRMNEETGASASDIARAYLVAREVFEMPRFWRDVESLSHQVQESTQIAMRLEARKLTERAARWLLHNRRPPFDIRESIDFFSGGAATLGAHVSKLLVGLDLSAFEQRRDGFAELGVPDDLAERCAAFVPAYSTFDLVGVAHDTGRPVEEVAEVYFDLADRLQLSRLRERIIALPRDDKWRTLARSALRDDLYTAHAALTRDVLVTSEPGGQPEERMIHWAEKNKPAVQRAQQTLSEIWESDSFDLATLSVALGAIRTLVTASSLPSSEA from the coding sequence ATGGGCGGCATGCTCGATCAAGCGAAGGACGACCTGCTCCGGCGGGCCGCCGAAACGTGCGCGCAGCGTCCGGGGGCGCGCGGCGGGGACGTCGAGGAGGTCTTCGACTACCTGCGGCTCTACTACCGGCAGGTCGACCATGAGGACCTCATGGCCCGCGACCCTGCCGACATCTGCGGCCCGGCGATGGCGCACCGGGCGCTCGGCGAGGAGCGCCCGCAGGGGCGTGCCAAGGTGCGCGTCTTCACGCCGACGCTGGAGGAGTACGGCTGGGACCCCGGCCACACGGTCGTCCAGGTCGTGACCGACGACATGCCGTTCATCGTCGACTCGGTGACGATGGAGCTGACCCGGCACCAGCTCACCACGCACCTGATCGTCCACCCGCTGCTCGGCGTGGACCGCGACGTCGCGGGCCACATGAAGGCGTTCCGCCACAAGCTCGACAGCGACACCGACGTGGACGAGTCGTGGATCCACATCGAGGTGGACCGTACCAGCGACCGCGCCGTCCTCGACGCGGTGGAGAAGGACCTGCTGCGCGTCCTCCAGGACGTCCGGGTCGCCTTCGAGGACGAGCCGAAGATGCGCGCCCGCGCGGGCCAGGTCGCCGCCGCGATCCAGGAGACGCGGCCCCCGCTGCCCGACAAGGAGATCGCCGAGGGCGTCGAGCTGCTCGACTGGCTCGCCGACGGGCACTTCACCTTCCTCGGCTACCGCGACTACACGCTCACCGACGACGGCACGGCGCTGCGGCCCGAGCCGGGCACGGGGCTCGGGATCCTGCGGAGCGACAAGCGCGAGTCCGACAGCTTCGCGGCGCTGCCGCCCGAGGTCCGCAAGCGCGCCGCGGAGAAGCGCCTGCTGATCCTGACGAAGGCGAACTCGCGCGCCACCGTCCACCGGCCGCTGTACCTCGACTACATCGGGGTGAAGAAGTTCGGCGAGTCCGGCGAGGTCGTCGGCGAGCGCCGCTTCCTCGGCCTGTTCACGCACGTCGCCTACAGCGAGTCGATCGCGCACGTGCCCGTCCTCAAGCGCAAGCTGGACGAGGTGCTGGAGCGCGCCGGGTTCACCGCCGACAGCTACGACGGCCAGGACCTCATCGAGGTGCTGGAGAGCTACCCGCGCGACGAGCTGTTCCAGATCACCGTCGACGACCTGCTGAAGATCTCCCTCGGCGTGCTGCGGCTGCGCGAGCGCCGCCAGCTGAAGCTGTTCCTCCGCCAGGACCTGTACGGCCGCTACATGTCGTGCATGGTGTACCTCCCGCGCGACCGCTACACCACCAAGGTGCGGCTGCGCATCCAGGACCTGCTGAAGCAGGCGTTCGACGGCGTCAGCGTCGACTACAGCGCCAACGTGACCGAGTCGCTGCTGGCCCGCCTGCACGTCGTGGTGCGCGGCGAGCGGGGCCGCCCGCTGCCGATCGTCGACGTCGCCGAGCTGGAGGAGCGGCTCGCCAACGCCACCCGCTCCTGGGAGGACGACCTCGCCGACGCCGTCGTCGAGCAGTGCGGCGAGGAGCGCTCCGGCACCCTCGGCCGCGCGTTCGGGGAGGCGTTCCCCGAGGGCTACAAGGCCGACTTCCCGGCCCGCACCGCCGTCGCCGACCTGCGCCGCCTCGACGAGCTGGGCGAGGACGGCGCCACCTCGATCAACCTGTACGAGCCATACAACGCGGAGCCGGGCGAGCGGCGGCTGAAGATCTACCGGCTGGGCGAGCCGATCTCGCTGTCGCGGGTGCTGCCGCTGCTGCAGAACATGGGCGTCGAGGTGATAGACGAGCGCCCGTACGAGATCCGCACCGCCGACGGCCGCCGGTTCTGGATCTACGACCTCGGCCTGCGCTACGTCCCGCCGGCGGACGTCGCCGAGGAGGCCATCAAGGACCTCTTCCAGGACGCGTTCACCGCGCTGTGGCGCGGCGAGATCGAGAACGACGGGTTCAACGCGCTCGTCCTGCACGTCGGGCTGACCTGGCGCGAGGCGATGGTGCTGCGCGCCTACGCGCTGTACCTGCGGCAGACCGGCATGACGTTCTCCAAGCGGTACGTCGAGCAGGTGCTGCTGCGCAACTCCTCCATCACCCGGCTGCTGGTGCGCCTCTGGGAGAGCCGCCTCGACCCGTCCCTGCAGGGCGGCGAGGAGGAGCGCAGCGCCGGCATCAACGAGGAGCTCCAGGGCAAGCTGGACGAGGTCGCGAGCCTCGACGAGGACCGCATCCTCCGCGCCTACGTGGCGCTCGTCCAGGCGACGCTCCGCACGAACCACTACCAGGGCAAGCCGTACCTGGCGATGAAGTTCGACCCGGAGGGCATCCCCGACCTGCCGCAGCCGCGGCCGATGTACGAGGTCTTCGTGTACTCGCCCAAGGTCGAGGGCGTCCACCTGCGGTTCGGGTCGGTGGCGCGCGGCGGGCTCCGCTGGTCCGACCGGCGCGAGGACTTCCGCACCGAGATCCTGGGCCTGGTCAAGGCGCAGGCCGTGAAGAACACCGTCATCGTCCCGGCGGGCGCGAAGGGCGGCTTCGTCGGCAAGCAGCTGCCCGACCCGTCCGTGGACCGCGAGGCCTGGCTGAAGGCCGGCATCGCCTGCTACAAGGACTTCATCTCCGGGCTGCTCGACCTGACCGACAACCTCGTGGACGGCAAGGTCGTCCCGCCGCCGAACGTCGTCCGGCACGACGGCGACGACACCTACATGGTCGTCGCCGCCGACAAGGGCACCGCGACGTTCTCCGACATCGCCAACGGCGTCGCCGCCGAGTACGGGTTCTGGCTCGGCGACGCGTTCGCCTCCGGCGGGTCCGTCGGCTACGACCACAAGGCGATGGGCATCACCGCCCGCGGCGGCTGGGAGTCGGTCAAGTACCACTTCCGCTCGCTCGGCAAGGACGTCCAGAGCGAGGACTTCACCGCCGTCGGCATCGGCGACATGTCCGGGGACGTGTTCGGCAACGGCATGCTCCTGTCGGAGCACACCCGGCTCGTCGCCGCCTTCGACCACCGGCACGTCTTCGTCGACCCCGACCCGGACGCGGCCGCCTCGTTCGCCGAGCGCCGCCGGCTGTTCGAGCTGCCGCGCAGCAGCTGGGCCGACTACGACGCCGCGCTGATCTCCAAGGGCGGCGGCGTCTTCCCCCGCACCGCCAAGTCGATCCAGATCACCCCGCAGATGCGGGCCGCGCTCGGCATCGAGGACGGGGTCAAGGCGCTCACCCCGTACGAGCTGATCCGGGCCGTCCTGCGGGCCCCGGTCGACCTGCTGTGGAACGGCGGCATCGGCACCTACGTCAAGTCGTCCGCCGAGAACAACGCCGACGTCGGCGACAAGGCCAACGACCCGGTCCGGGTGGACGGCGCCGAGCTGCGCTGCAAGGTCCTCGGCGAGGGCGGCAACCTCGGCGTGACCCAGCTCGGCCGCATCGAGTTCGCGCTCAACGGCGGCATCGTCAACACCGACTTCATCGACAACTCCGCCGGCGTCGACACCTCCGACCATGAGGTCAACATCAAGATCCTGCTCGACCAGGTCGTGCGGGACGGGGAGCTGACCGGCAAGCAGCGCGAGGGCCTGCTCTACGAGATGACCGACGAGGTCGGGCGGCTCGTCCTGCGCGACAACTACGCGCAGAACGTGGTGCTCGCCGCGGCCCGCGCGCAGGCGCCCGCGATGCTGCACGTCCACGCCCGCTACATGCGCAAGCTCGAACGCGACGGACGCCTCAAGCGCCGCCTGGAGTTCCTGCCGGACGACAAGGCGCTCGCGGAGCGCCGCCAGGCCGGGCTCGGGCTCACCGGCCCCGAGTTCTCCGTCCTGCTCGCCTACGCCAAGCTCGCGCTGGACGCCCAGATCGTCGCGTCCGACCTGCCCGACGACCCCTACCTGGAGTCGTGGCTGGTCGACTACTTCCCGACCCCGCTGCGCGAGCGGTTCCGCCGCTTCATGGACCGGCACCCGCTGCGCCGCGAGATCATCACGACCGCCGTGGTGAACGACGTGGTCAACGCGAGCGGCTCCACGTTCGTGTTCCGCATGAACGAGGAGACGGGCGCCTCGGCGTCCGACATCGCCCGCGCCTACCTCGTCGCCCGCGAGGTGTTCGAGATGCCGCGGTTCTGGCGGGACGTGGAGAGCCTCTCCCACCAGGTGCAGGAGTCGACGCAGATAGCGATGCGGCTGGAGGCGCGCAAGCTCACCGAGCGCGCCGCCCGGTGGCTGCTGCACAACCGGCGGCCCCCGTTCGACATCCGGGAGAGCATCGACTTCTTCAGCGGCGGCGCGGCGACGCTCGGCGCGCACGTGTCCAAGCTCCTGGTGGGCCTGGACCTGTCGGCCTTCGAGCAGCGCCGCGACGGCTTCGCCGAACTCGGCGTGCCGGACGACCTGGCCGAGCGCTGCGCCGCGTTCGTCCCCGCCTACTCCACCTTCGACCTGGTCGGCGTCGCGCACGACACGGGCCGCCCGGTGGAGGAGGTCGCCGAGGTCTACTTCGACCTCGCCGACCGGCTGCAGCTGTCCCGGCTCCGCGAGCGCATCATCGCCCTGCCGCGCGACGACAAGTGGCGCACGCTGGCCCGCTCCGCGCTCCGCGACGACCTCTACACGGCCCACGCCGCGCTCACCCGCGACGTCCTCGTCACCAGCGAGCCCGGCGGCCAGCCCGAGGAGCGCATGATCCACTGGGCGGAGAAGAACAAGCCGGCCGTCCAGCGCGCCCAGCAGACGCTCAGCGAGATCTGGGAGAGCGACAGCTTCGACCTGGCGACCCTCTCGGTGGCCCTGGGCGCGATCCGCACCCTGGTGACCGCGAGCTCCCTCCCGTCCAGCGAGGCGTAA